The sequence below is a genomic window from Chloroflexota bacterium.
CTTCCCTTTAGATAAACAATCTGCACGTTTTCGTTATTTTTCAGCAATATCTCACGATAACTTTCCTTGAGCGCCGAACACGCCAAAACGCCAGGCTTTCCCTTTTCAAGAGAAGTAGAAATCAAATCATGCAGAACCACCAGCCAGGGATAGCGGTCAGCGTCATTCAGCGGTATCCCTGATGCCATCTTGGCGACATTTTCGGGCGGATGAAAATCGTCGGCATCGTAGAAATTCCAGCCGAGGCGCTCTGCCAGTGCTGTACCAACGGTCGTCTTTCCACAGCCAGAAACGCCCATGACGATGAAGAATTTGGTGTCCATGCTATTGCCACTCTGTGTGGAAGGAGCCGTCTTTATCCACACGCCGATAGGTATGGGCGCCGAAATAATCTCGCTGCGCTTGTGTCAAATTAGCGGGCAGACGTGCGCTGCGATAGGCGTCAAAATACGCCAGCGCCGAACTGAACGCTAATGCAGGGATGCCATTTTCGGCAGCCATCGCCACGACTTTGCGTAAGGCAGACTGTTTCGCATTCATCAGCTGTGAAAATTCCGGGTCGATCATCAGGTTTGGTAGACCGGGGTTGCGTATGAAGGCATCTCGAATATCGTTCAAAAAACGGGCACGGATAATGCAGCCGCCCCGCCAGATTTTTGCAATTTCGCCGTATTTCAGTTTGTAGCCATACTCTTCGCTCGCCAGTTTCATTAGCCCAAAGCCTTGAGCATAAGAACAGATTTTTGCGGCATAAAGAGCATC
It includes:
- a CDS encoding gluconokinase; amino-acid sequence: MGVSGCGKTTVGTALAERLGWNFYDADDFHPPENVAKMASGIPLNDADRYPWLVVLHDLISTSLEKGKPGVLACSALKESYREILLKNNENVQIVYLKGSFNLILSRMQARSSHYMKPEMLQSQFDALEEPEMAITVPISVSVNEIVSYIVKRNKRIKKHYATVMTISMR